The following are encoded in a window of Gammaproteobacteria bacterium genomic DNA:
- the soxZ gene encoding thiosulfate oxidation carrier complex protein SoxZ, whose translation MASIKIRAKAKDGITTVKTLMSHPMETGLRKDSKTGEKIPAHHITEITAEHNGNVVMTANWGGAISKNPYLSFKFKGGAAGEMIKITWIDNMGKGDTAEAAIK comes from the coding sequence ATGGCTTCTATAAAGATTCGCGCAAAGGCAAAGGATGGCATCACTACGGTCAAGACCCTGATGAGTCACCCGATGGAAACCGGGCTGCGCAAAGATTCAAAAACCGGCGAGAAGATTCCGGCTCACCATATCACCGAAATAACCGCCGAGCACAACGGCAACGTGGTCATGACGGCTAACTGGGGCGGCGCGATCTCGAAAAACCCTTACTTGTCGTTCAAGTTCAAGGGTGGTGCTGCGGGTGAAATGATAAAAATCACCTGGATCGACAACATGGGCAAGGGCGATACCGCCGAAGCTGCTATCAAGTAA
- the soxY gene encoding thiosulfate oxidation carrier protein SoxY has translation MNLLRRKFIKTATFVGAAVTVGTGVLVPQRAIGAYMAAAFEAKDVNGALSAAMGTDQHSASDSIKLKAPDIAENGAVVPVTVSASMDNVDAISIIAASNASPLTSTYQLSAACEPFVSTRIKMGKTADVIAVIKADGKLYSATKEVKVTIGGCGG, from the coding sequence ATGAATCTTTTACGTCGTAAATTTATTAAAACGGCCACCTTCGTTGGTGCTGCCGTAACCGTCGGCACCGGTGTCCTGGTCCCGCAACGCGCAATCGGCGCTTATATGGCAGCTGCTTTCGAGGCGAAAGACGTCAATGGCGCCCTGTCCGCGGCAATGGGCACTGATCAGCATAGTGCTTCCGACTCAATCAAATTGAAAGCGCCCGATATCGCCGAAAACGGCGCCGTCGTGCCGGTCACCGTATCGGCCAGCATGGACAACGTCGATGCTATCTCGATAATTGCAGCGTCAAACGCGTCGCCCCTGACTTCCACCTATCAACTGTCTGCCGCCTGCGAACCGTTCGTTTCGACTCGAATCAAGATGGGCAAAACCGCTGACGTTATCGCGGTGATCAAGGCTGATGGCAAGCTTTACTCGGCCACCAAGGAAGTAAAGGTCACCATCGGCGGTTGCGGCGGTTAA
- the soxX gene encoding sulfur oxidation c-type cytochrome SoxX: MKQLTSSTGAVLLLCCISLFGGIASADMVADGKKVAFDRKKGNCLSCHMMAGGQLPGNIGPPLIAMKARFPDKADLRAQIWDSTVKNPNSIMPPFGKHRILTEKEVDLITEFVHTL; the protein is encoded by the coding sequence ATAAAGCAATTAACCAGTAGTACCGGGGCAGTTTTACTGCTTTGCTGCATTTCCCTGTTTGGCGGAATTGCCAGCGCCGACATGGTCGCGGATGGCAAGAAAGTAGCCTTCGACCGCAAGAAAGGCAATTGCCTGTCCTGCCACATGATGGCCGGCGGGCAACTACCGGGGAACATCGGGCCTCCGCTCATCGCGATGAAAGCTCGTTTTCCAGACAAAGCTGACTTGCGTGCGCAGATCTGGGATTCCACCGTCAAGAATCCGAACTCCATCATGCCGCCTTTCGGCAAGCACCGGATCCTGACGGAGAAGGAAGTCGATCTGATTACGGAATTTGTCCATACCCTTTAG